One window of the Psilocybe cubensis strain MGC-MH-2018 chromosome 12, whole genome shotgun sequence genome contains the following:
- a CDS encoding Alpha-protein kinase vwkA, whose protein sequence is MLILNSDLLFIHDCTASQTPYISGTVSRCLEIVSVIQGLGNLDTRKEGMRVGLIAFCDHGKDEDFVTKDFGGFTFDVEQFYHNLRSLEANGGSDYPEAVTAALEHSLRLEWRTDAAKLVILITDAAPHGIGEEDDEFPQGDPNGHDPLKIAKKMAEQGITMLIVACEPVLSNENDYAHDFYLALAKITRGKLVPLLDVRVLSAFIIGYALEQMGLEELSRQYSEPIKGLHKSGFTLKEMVNAVWEWLSGKENKVYELKYNQVYEEPPEFDEVVNTWADGKDILSVREQSTPRSSKQRVPARCIAPPGGWPKTTVDVTLMNMNERDIIDFMYLDPDPDLDAIRTHGPAPIQNGSLQPGEISRQPRKLLAHTDYYFSLKCGSQKRNHIKQNFSSKQDMDVSIHFK, encoded by the exons ATGCTTATCCTTAATAGCGATCTTCTGTTTATTCATGACTGCACGGCAAGTCAAACTCCTTACATCTCAGGGACCGTCAGTCGTTGTTTGGAGATTGTTAGTGTCATCCAAGGACTCGGGAACCTCGATACGCGTAAAGAGGGGATGCGCGTTGGCCTGATTGCGTTTTGTGATCATGGTAAAGATGAAGACTTCGTTACCAAGGACTTTGGTGGATTTACATTCGACGTCGAACAATTCTACCATAATCTCAGGTCCCTGGAGGCTAATGGAGGCTCGGATTATCCTGAAGCCGTTACTGCTGCATTGGAGCATAGTCTTAGGCTTGAATGGAGGACTGATGCAGCAAAGCTGGTAATCTTAATTACGGACGCCGCCCCACATGGGATtggcgaagaagatgatgaattCCCGCAGGGAGATCCAAACG GTCATGACCCTCTGAAGATCGCAAAGAAGATGGCAGAACAGGGGATAACGATG CTGATTGTAGCTTGCGAGCCTGTGCTGAGTAACGAGAACGAT TACGCCCATGATTTTTACTTAGCCCTGGCAAAAATCACCAG GGGAAAACTTGTTCCCCTGCTTGACGTTCGCGTTCTTTCCGCTTTCATCATTGGGTACGCTCTTGAGCAAATGGGGCTTGAGGAGCTTTCTCGACAATATTCAGAACCTATTAAAGGTTTGCACAAAAGTGGGTTTACCTTGAAAGAAATGGTTAATGCCGTCTGGGAGTGGTTATCGGGTAAAGAAAACAAGGTTTACGAACTCAAGTATAACCAGGTGTATGAGGAACCACCAGAGTTTGATGAGGTCGTGAACACGTGGGCTGATGGAAAGGATATTTTGTCTGTGCGGGAACAG TCTACACCACGCTCGAGTAAGCAACGGGTTCCTGCTCGTTGTATTGCGCCGCCAGGTGGTTGGCCAAAAACCACAGTCGATGTTACGCTCATGAACATGAATGAAAGGGATATAATCGATTTCATGTATCTCGATCCTGATCCCGACCTGGATGCTATCAGGACTCATGGCCCCGCTCCTATCCAAAATGGGTCTCTGCAGCCAGGTGAAATCTCAAGGCAACCTAGAAAGCTTCTTGCCCATACCGACTACTACTTCAGTCTGAAGTGCGGTTCGCAGAAAAGAAATCACATCAA GCAAAATTTCTCAAGCAAGCAAGATATGGATGTATCGATTCACTTCAAATAA